A genomic region of Populus nigra chromosome 11, ddPopNigr1.1, whole genome shotgun sequence contains the following coding sequences:
- the LOC133668493 gene encoding putative acyl-activating enzyme 19 isoform X4 translates to MRRCSGSSKSQEKQLQHHQKHKHCCLSHLFLKAAAQNPPKVAVIHAAPSSSSSSSSPAAASSGPQTQISRELITSTTPPIYEGDQCFTFADVFGSVDSLSSRLRSILDGADDPHLIKPQSPPGKGSNNPSKNQAETASAYNPKIVGIYMPPSVEYIISVFSILRCGEAFLPIDPSWPRDRVLSIVASANAALIITSRSSFGKGGNKDINEADWLVDRSGCRVLCFSMEDSECSGGPSELAWPCENEKERLFCYLMYTSGSTGKPKGVCGTEQGLLNRFWWMQELYPLHGEEALLFKTSISFIDHLQEFLSAMLTTCTLVIPPFHELKEYPFSLVNVLQAYSINRLTAVPSLMRAILPVLQRQHSMQIQTSLKLLVLSGEVFSLSLWDALSTLLPRTTILNLYGTTEVSGDCTYFDCKRLPAILETEALTSIPIGLPISNCDVALICESDTSNKGEIYVGGLCVSNGYYSESTVTSFISANPHMDNICNSSVDNWGCQAYYRTGDFAQRLQNGDLVFLGRTDRIVKINGQRIVLEEIENTLRGHPDVADAAVISREGPGELLFLDAILLFKEREKSEDFFVRSSIRKWMVDKVPLAMVPNRFVITESLPMSSTGKVDYALLARSKFLNLHVQDEIGNATTDLLQIIKKWEVKLEGRIESSAAIVGDFSQVVVGCYSGKIYFLDFLDGSICWTFQTCGEVKCQPVVDIHRQLIWCGSHDHNLYALDYRNHCCIYKLSCDGSIYGSPAIDEVHNTLYVASTSGHVTSISIKALPFNTLWEHELKVPVFGSLSLCPSSGNVICCLVDGNIVVLDFCGSIIWRCGTGGPVFAGACISCALPSQVLICSRNGRVYSFEMETGDLLWEYNVGDPITASAYVDEHLQLLSDPCLLSDRLVCVCTSSGRVHLLQINLDDSGKQNQPGLNIVQEFARLELPGDIFSSPVMIGGRIFVGCRDDYVHCISVEDLSSVYEGAGY, encoded by the exons ATGAGACGTTGCAGTGGAAGCTCTAAAAGCCAAGAGAAGCAGCTGCAGCATCATCAGAAGCATAAGCATTGCTGCTTATCACACCTCTTTCTTAAAGCAGCAGCTCAAAACCCCCCAAAAGTCGCTGTCATACATGCTgcaccatcttcttcttcttcttcttcttctcctgccGCTGCTTCTAGTGGGCCCCAAACTCAAATATCTAGGGAATTGATCACTTCTACTACTCCTCCAATTTATGAAGGCGATCAATGTTTCACTTTCGCTGATGTGTTCGGCTCCGTTGATTCCCTCTCCTCTCGCCTCCGCTCCATTCTTGATGGGGCTGATGATCCTCACCTTATCAAACCCCAATCCCCtccag GTAAAGGCAGCAACAATCCTAGCAAGAATCAAGCTGAGACCGCGAGTGCATATAACCCAAAAATAGTGGGAATATATATGCCACCTTCAGTGGAATACATAATTTCTGTTTTCTCAATTTTGAGGTGTGGAGAAGCGTTCTTGCCTATTGATCCATCGTGGCCGAGAGATAGAGTATTGTCAATTGTTGCTTCAGCCAATGCGGCCCTTATTATTACTTCTCGCTCGTCGTTTGGTAAAGGCGGTAATAAGGATATTAATGAAGCAGATTGGCTTGTGGATCGTAGTGGTTGTCGTGTCTTGTGTTTTTCGATGGAAGACAGCGAGTGTAGTGGTGGTCCGTCGGAGTTAGCTTGGCCTTGTgaaaatgagaaagagagaTTGTTCTGTTATTTGATGTACACTTCTGGATCGACTGGGAAGCCTAAAGGCGTGTGTGGGACTGAACAAG GCCTCTTAAATCGCTTTTGGTGGATGCAAGAATTGTATCCCCTACATGGAGAGGAAGCTCTATTGTTCAAAACATCGATAAGCTTTATTGACCACCTGCAAGAATTTCTTAGTGCTATGCTTACTACATGTACACTGGTTATACCTCCTTTCCATGAGCTGAAAGAGTATCCATTTTCTCTTGTCAATGTTCTACAG GCCTACTCTATAAATAGACTTACAGCTGTCCCTTCACTTATGAGAGCAATCCTTCCTGTTTTGCAAAGGCAACATAGCATGCAGATTCAGACTTCATTGAAATTGCTAGTATTGAGTGGTGAAGTTTTTTCTCTATCCTTATGGGATGCGCTTTCGACCTTACTACCTAGGACcacaattttgaatttatatggGACTACTGAG GTATCTGGTGACTGTACATATTTTGATTGCAAGAGGTTGCCCGCGATTTTGGAGACAGAGGCACTAACAAGCATTCCAATTGGTTTGCCTATTTCTAACTGTGATGTGGCACTAATTTGTGAATCCGATACATCTAATAAGGGAGAGATATATGTCGGTGGTCTCTGTGTTTCTAATGGTTACTATTCTGAGTCCACTGTTACATCCTTTATCTCTGCAAATCCACACATGGACAACATCTGTAATAGCTCTGTAGATAACTGGGGATGCCAAGCTTATTATAGAACTGGTGATTTTGCACAAAGGCTTCAGAATGGTGACTTGGTATTCTTAGGAAGAACAGATCGGATTGTAAAAATCAATGGTCAACGCATTGTTCTAGAGGAGATTGAAAATACACTCAGGGGACATCCTGATGTTGCTGATGCTGCTGTAATTTCTCGTGAAGGTCCAGGGGAGCTTTTGTTTCTTGATGCAATTTTGCTGttcaaagagagagaaaaatctgAGGATTTTTTTGTCAGGTCTTCGATAAGAAAGTGGATGGTCGACAAAGTTCCATTAGCAATGGTTCCTAATCGCTTTGTAATCACAGAATCGTTGCCCATGTCTTCCACTGGAAAAGTTGATTATGCTTTATTGGCACGTTCAAAGTTTCTCAACTTGCATGTCCAAGATGAGATTGGCAATGCGACAACTGATCTCCTGCAAATTATCAAAAAG TGGGAAGTCAAGCTAGAGGGACGAATTGAAAGTTCTGCAGCAATTGTTGGCGACTTTTCTCAG GTTGTAGTTGGCTGCTACAGtgggaaaatatattttcttgattttcttgatgGCAGCATTTGCTGGACTTTCCAAACATGTGGTGAG GTGAAGTGCCAGCCAGTTGTGGACATACACAGACAATTAATCTG GTGTGGCTCTCATGACCATAATTTATATGCGCTTGACTACAGAAATCATTGCTGTATTTATAAGCTCTCATGTGATGGGAGTATATATGGGTCTCCTGCAATTGACGAG GTGCACAACACTCTTTATGTGGCATCTACTAGTGGCCATGTGACATCTATATCAATAAAG GCTTTGCCATTCAATACTTTATGGGAGCATGAGCTAAAGGTCCCAGTTTTTGGGTCACTTTCACTTTGTCCTTCAAGTGGAAATG TTATTTGTTGTTTAGTGGACGGGAACATTGTTGTATTGGATTTCTGTGGCTCCATCATTTGGAGG TGTGGAACTGGTGGTCCTGTTTTTGCTGGAGCCTGTATATCTTGCGCGCTTCCTTCTCAG GTTCTGATATGCTCTAGAAATGGACGTGTTTATTCATTTGAAATG GAAACAGGAGATTTACTTTGGGAGTATAATGTTGGAGATCCAATTACTGCATCTGCATATGTCGACGAGCACTTGCAGCTGCTATCTGATCCCTGCCTTTTGTCAGACAG GTTGGTTTGTGTATGTACCAGTTCTGGACGCGTACATCTGCTTCAGATTAACTTGGATGATTCCGGAAAGCAAAATCAACCTGGTTTAAATATAGTTCAGGAATTTGCAAGGTTGGAGCTCCCTGGAGACATTTTCTCTTCACCTGTGATGATTGGTGGCAGGATTTTTGTTGGATGCCGGGATGATTATGTCCACTGCATTTCTGTTGAAGATCTAAGTTCGGTGTATGAAGGTGCTGGTTATTAA